The DNA region TAGCAGGAGCAGCAGGGATAGCCTTGGACCTTTTCTTTTCTTCATGCACAGCCGTTCTGCCGTGCTCGGGATCATCCACGTAAGGCAGTTCAAGTTCATGAGCCAGATTGCTGTGATCGTTATATTTTGTCATTTATGATACACCTCTATACGCGCCCCAAAAGCGCACAGAAAATTTTTACACAAGCTTCCTCTTTTTTGTCTGTCTCTCTTTATCTTTTCCCGTCACTGCGGGTCATTTTTAATCTTCTCTATTATTCTGAGTTTCGCGCTGTGAGCGCGCTTGTTTTCTTCGTTCTCTGTATCTGTCGGTTCTATGGGTTTCTTAGTTATGAGCTTTCCTCTCGGAGTTCTTCCGCACACGCACACGGGGAAATCAGGCGGACATATACAGCCCTGACAAAAGCTCTTGAATCTCTGTTTGACTAGCCTGTCTTCCAGTGAATGGAAAGTGATTATGCAAAGTCTTCCGCCAACGTTCAGCAGGTCGAAAGCTTTATCCAGCGCAGTGCTTAGATGTTCGAGCTCCGCATTGACTTCTATTCGTATCGCCTGAAAAGTCTTTTTACAGGGATTTTTCTCGCGTCTTACCTTCTGCGGCACAGCCGATTTGATGATCTCGGCAAGCTCAAGCGTGGTCTCTATCGGTTTTTCTTCCCTTGCCTGAACTATCTTCTTTGCGATGTTCCGCGAGAATTTCTCCTCACCATACTCGAATATTATCCTGGCAAGTGTCCGTTCATCGTAACCGTTTACAACATCGCGTGCCGAAAGTCCTTCACTGCTCATCCTCATATCCAGCGGAGCATCTGCATGATAGGAAAAACCTCTCTCTGCATTATCCAGCTGATAGGAAGATACGCCAAGATCCATCAGTATGCCGTCAGCACCTTCAAGACCGAGTCTTTCAAATATCTCGTCCAGTTCGGAATAATTCCCGTGAACTACCGTTGCTGGCAATCCCGACAGTCTTTCAGTCGCAACAGCCACCGCCTCGGGATCTCTGTCAACTGCGATGAGCCTTCCCGTGGTCAGCCTTTTGGCTATCTCACGTGAATGTCCCGCGCCGCCCGCAGTACCGTCGCAATATATGCCCTCAGGCTTTATATCAAGTCCCTCGATGCATTCATTGAGCAAAACAGAGACGTGCTTGAATTCCATCTATATCCCAACTCCTTCAAGAGCTGCCAGCAGTGCTTCATCATCGAGCTTCGCACTGCGTTCCTCCCATCTGCATTTATCCCATATCTCACAGCGGTCGGTAAGTCCCATCACGATGACTTCCTTTTCAAGTCCCGCCCAATCTCTCAGCGGCTGAGGCACCAGTATCCTGCCCTGCTTGTCCGCTTCGGCTTCAATGGCGCTGCCCGTGAAGAACCTTATGATATCCCGTCCCGACGCCAGGGGCATCTCACGGAATTTTTCATTCAGCCTGTCAAAATCCTCGGGAGAGAATACCAGCAGACAGTGGTCGATACCTCTCGTAACGATGAAGCACTCGCCGATGATCTCACGGAACTTCGCAGGAAAGCTCATGCGTCCCTTGACATCCATGCTCTGATTATAAGTACCCATCAAGGTCTTTAAAGCCAAGCGCTCACCCCCTCACGGACATATCTGCCACGATCCGGTAAAACTTTGACACCAAATCGCACTTTTTACCACTATGAACATTATACAGCATAATGAAAAAAATTGCAATTGGTATTTTTCCCGAATTCTTGAAGAAACAGGGAAATTTATTGTACTCGGCACAGTGCCTTTGTTACCAAATGTCGCATTTTGTAACCTTTGGAGAGGGGTTTGTAATTCTTTTGTAATTTGTAAAGTTTTTGTTAACTCTGTTCGACTACTATATCTGGGTGTTTGACGCATAAATATTTCGGATATTTAGTTAGCGAACATACATATAATTACAAAATAATTACATCGTCCGCCGCAAGAACTGCTGTAAAAGCTGTTCCTATAGCCCTATTGTACCACAATAACTGGTACTCGTCAATAAGTTTTCTTAAAAGTTCACACAAAATACAGAACTTTTGTCACTTTATCGATTTAATGTGTGAATGAGCCCACGAGCAAAAAATACATTTTTTACCAAAAACTAAAAATCGGTTACAGTATATTTTGTTAACCAAATTAATTATTACAATATCAGCTTAGTCTAAAATTTTCGTAAAAAAGCACCCAATGTGTGACGAACCGCCCGCAAACAATCTCATATTCCCAATTACCCCCAAGGTTTTCAACATTCTTTTCGTCATTGTGCACAAAGCCTTTGTACGGATCATTATCCGCAAACGTTTAAGGCACTTCCCATAAAAATACAAGCACGTTTGCAACGATCCCAGACCTTTGCAAACGTGCTTTCATATAAATAATATTTACTATTTGATATCCTTGAGAGGAAAACTTTCAACTAATGACCGGGAACTAAAAATATACAGATAGTCATCGTACACCACAAATCCTGTCACATCCAGGTAAGGATAATGATAAATATCATCGATATCC from Ruminococcus albus AD2013 includes:
- the mraZ gene encoding division/cell wall cluster transcriptional repressor MraZ, with product MALKTLMGTYNQSMDVKGRMSFPAKFREIIGECFIVTRGIDHCLLVFSPEDFDRLNEKFREMPLASGRDIIRFFTGSAIEAEADKQGRILVPQPLRDWAGLEKEVIVMGLTDRCEIWDKCRWEERSAKLDDEALLAALEGVGI
- the rsmH gene encoding 16S rRNA (cytosine(1402)-N(4))-methyltransferase RsmH, which encodes MEFKHVSVLLNECIEGLDIKPEGIYCDGTAGGAGHSREIAKRLTTGRLIAVDRDPEAVAVATERLSGLPATVVHGNYSELDEIFERLGLEGADGILMDLGVSSYQLDNAERGFSYHADAPLDMRMSSEGLSARDVVNGYDERTLARIIFEYGEEKFSRNIAKKIVQAREEKPIETTLELAEIIKSAVPQKVRREKNPCKKTFQAIRIEVNAELEHLSTALDKAFDLLNVGGRLCIITFHSLEDRLVKQRFKSFCQGCICPPDFPVCVCGRTPRGKLITKKPIEPTDTENEENKRAHSAKLRIIEKIKNDPQ